From the genome of Metabacillus schmidteae, one region includes:
- a CDS encoding type IV secretory system conjugative DNA transfer family protein: MIKDVNWKAKLPVIVATFLFIHSLYQMIRALFNEILLFKAQSSGEIVSYIIFGDPLHPSLIGFAFLVITFIATWLLSTRIKLYKTMKWRVIQFLIMLCGIIFHYAWIITAVTYNKLVPYFSIRADMINLENKAFQDVLIHNTDQFFLLLMALPLLAMFMLFLYLGGLFTKNQEDLVEAFRNFEVKGKWIQRFSKFEKTDIWPDVELGPSSESGEMVTIPGRDRTLNSIIIGSIGTGKTAALGLPMINQDLHWMTKFINDYPSISQKENYNTEDVKGMYLNGISIIEPSNDLCQKALKLVKAHGIPERSITYINPLDPNTPSINPMKGPVDKVAETFTLVIEGLNESGETNEFFQQSQRTHLKHYIYLLKLHDPEKEVTFDMLLDMYNNSQLVRKMHEKLKKTFPADYDLIADRDERNHWQIVKQIDEWFDLNLVPKTMRTPQGEIPIKVVTGPYRGETEYYDAKAEFVQGLRNVLNDIGANKLIRRVLFGKSDFDFDQHLESGGILLCNSSKGELSGLANVLGKIVLLSLQNAVFRRPPNVSTFHHIMVDEAPDYLYQPFREFPAQSRKYKVIVTIILQTITQLADRYGEYYMDTLIGTLRNRMVYGDLPAFDSEYFSKVFGEKFVYEESTTEQSVSPLQDNPMTRSGSSYSKKKDVMMTTSDVIYQDAFQCSVKIVVNNKPMPVQQIKANFVPDEEFKNANVKVDAEAAEIWLEDRRLFLEGKPIEEMVSEGIEIDEDEILISENDDKLSSASKAREETIDEKQVEEVVSQRHVDLPKDDIIFSPPKPSRLRTAKSNANVAEEVAVSVEEAVAVEAEIEVVKETPMISESKKNPEENQTELKESFEEDLLLDKQSIVKDESQPEPIKENNKQEDLDDWQAQLKTPMSQISYREQPSVDEFEKNTKKVAAEKSQMDKKGDDLIGELYTFLNDEEDKV; encoded by the coding sequence ATGATAAAGGACGTTAATTGGAAGGCAAAACTCCCTGTTATTGTAGCAACTTTCCTTTTCATCCATTCGTTGTATCAAATGATACGGGCGTTGTTTAATGAAATTTTACTATTTAAAGCTCAAAGTTCCGGGGAGATAGTTAGCTATATAATTTTTGGTGACCCGCTCCATCCTTCATTGATTGGGTTTGCTTTTCTAGTCATCACTTTTATTGCTACCTGGTTACTTTCTACAAGAATTAAATTGTATAAAACAATGAAGTGGAGAGTAATTCAGTTCTTGATTATGCTCTGTGGTATCATTTTTCACTATGCATGGATAATAACAGCAGTTACTTACAATAAGTTAGTCCCATATTTCTCAATCAGGGCAGATATGATTAACTTGGAGAACAAGGCCTTCCAAGATGTATTAATTCATAATACAGATCAGTTTTTCTTATTGTTGATGGCGTTACCGCTATTAGCAATGTTTATGTTGTTTCTTTATTTAGGAGGTCTTTTTACTAAAAACCAAGAGGACTTGGTTGAAGCCTTTAGGAACTTTGAAGTTAAAGGAAAATGGATACAGAGATTCTCGAAATTTGAAAAGACTGATATATGGCCAGACGTTGAGTTAGGTCCAAGTTCAGAATCAGGGGAAATGGTGACTATTCCAGGACGAGACAGAACCTTGAATTCTATTATTATCGGAAGTATTGGTACTGGTAAAACTGCTGCGCTTGGATTACCTATGATCAATCAAGACTTACATTGGATGACTAAATTTATAAATGATTATCCTTCTATCTCACAAAAGGAAAATTATAATACGGAAGATGTAAAAGGGATGTACTTGAATGGAATAAGTATTATTGAACCCTCTAATGATTTATGTCAAAAGGCTTTGAAACTAGTAAAAGCACATGGGATTCCGGAAAGAAGTATCACTTATATAAACCCGCTCGATCCTAACACACCTTCCATTAATCCAATGAAGGGACCTGTAGACAAAGTTGCAGAAACCTTCACCTTAGTCATTGAAGGTTTAAATGAGAGCGGAGAAACAAATGAATTCTTCCAGCAATCGCAAAGAACGCATTTAAAGCATTATATCTATCTGTTGAAATTGCATGATCCAGAAAAAGAAGTAACTTTTGATATGTTGTTAGATATGTACAACAATTCACAGCTGGTTCGTAAAATGCATGAGAAGTTAAAAAAAACTTTCCCTGCAGATTATGACCTTATAGCGGATAGGGATGAAAGAAATCATTGGCAAATTGTAAAACAAATTGATGAGTGGTTTGATCTAAACCTTGTTCCTAAAACGATGCGTACACCACAGGGAGAGATACCTATAAAGGTTGTTACAGGCCCGTATCGAGGAGAGACTGAATACTATGATGCTAAAGCTGAGTTTGTCCAAGGTCTTCGTAACGTTTTAAATGACATTGGTGCCAATAAGTTAATACGTCGTGTTTTGTTCGGTAAGAGTGATTTTGATTTTGATCAGCATTTAGAATCCGGTGGAATCCTTCTTTGTAATTCAAGTAAGGGGGAGTTATCTGGTTTAGCGAATGTACTAGGGAAAATTGTTTTGCTAAGTTTACAAAACGCAGTATTCCGGAGACCACCTAACGTTTCAACTTTTCATCATATTATGGTCGATGAAGCTCCAGACTACTTATATCAACCATTTCGTGAGTTTCCGGCACAATCTCGTAAATATAAGGTTATCGTTACAATTATCTTACAAACGATTACTCAACTTGCTGATCGTTATGGTGAATATTACATGGATACATTGATTGGTACGCTAAGAAATCGTATGGTATATGGTGATTTACCTGCATTTGATAGTGAGTATTTTAGTAAAGTATTTGGTGAGAAGTTTGTATATGAAGAAAGCACCACAGAACAATCTGTTTCACCGCTTCAAGATAATCCTATGACGCGGAGTGGGTCATCGTATAGCAAGAAAAAAGATGTAATGATGACTACAAGTGATGTTATTTATCAAGATGCATTCCAATGTAGTGTTAAGATTGTAGTAAATAACAAGCCGATGCCAGTTCAACAAATAAAAGCTAATTTCGTACCTGATGAAGAATTTAAGAATGCAAATGTGAAAGTTGATGCTGAAGCAGCTGAGATATGGCTAGAAGATCGTCGATTGTTCTTAGAAGGAAAACCAATAGAGGAAATGGTTAGTGAAGGAATAGAAATAGATGAGGATGAAATTCTTATTTCTGAAAATGATGATAAGCTTTCATCCGCTAGTAAGGCAAGGGAGGAAACAATTGATGAGAAGCAAGTTGAAGAAGTAGTTTCACAACGTCATGTAGATTTGCCTAAAGATGATATCATTTTTTCACCACCTAAACCTTCCAGATTAAGAACCGCTAAGTCTAATGCAAACGTTGCAGAAGAAGTTGCTGTTTCAGTAGAAGAAGCGGTAGCCGTAGAGGCAGAAATAGAGGTGGTAAAAGAAACACCTATGATATCTGAATCTAAAAAAAATCCAGAAGAAAATCAAACTGAATTGAAAGAGTCATTTGAGGAAGATTTATTACTTGATAAACAAAGTATAGTTAAGGATGAGTCACAACCAGAACCGATTAAAGAAAACAACAAGCAAGAGGATTTAGATGATTGGCAAGCGCAACTAAAAACACCTATGAGTCAGATATCTTATAGGGAGCAACCTAGCGTAGATGAATTTGAAAAAAATACTAAGAAAGTAGCAGCTGAAAAAAGTCAAATGGACAAAAAAGGTGATGATTTAATAGGTGAGTTATATACATTTTTAAATGATGAGGAGGATAAAGTTTAA
- a CDS encoding type IV secretion system DNA-binding domain-containing protein, whose product MLLWPDVELGLSTKTGDSIKIPGRDRALNSIILGSIGTGKAAALTLPIINQDFQWIKRYVNDLSTIDENDNNNTNEQDLKNCLNGVSIIESSNEICGTALKLVHAHGIPEEKITYINPLDPKTASINPMKGPAEHVYESISKLIEGCIEKGEDFALEIQKMHLKYYIYLLKLHNPEKEVTFDMLLDMYNHPKSVRKMHEDLKEIAVPADYEFLDNEEQRQHWLIIKQLDQWFDENLVLKTGISQEGSTTDEIEYYDLKAEYVIGIRNSLNTIGSNKHMRRVLFGNSSFDFDEHLEAGGILLLNTNKEELMGFSNALGNVILMNLQHAIFRRDPRSATSFHHIIVNEMPEILGDTFSELTFQSRKVKAIVTVTLRSITQLINIYGEHYTAMLIGSLRNRIVYGEVNERDSKYFNSYVIGGENWISHHTFTKASSPTCSVSLMSNGQSMPIEQIKVKFIKEQALHKDKVLI is encoded by the coding sequence ATGTTGTTATGGCCTGATGTGGAATTAGGATTAAGTACTAAAACAGGTGATTCTATAAAGATACCAGGCAGAGACCGTGCTTTAAATTCGATTATTTTAGGTAGTATTGGAACCGGAAAAGCTGCCGCTTTAACTTTACCTATAATTAATCAGGATTTTCAATGGATAAAAAGGTATGTCAATGATCTCTCTACAATTGATGAGAATGATAATAACAATACTAATGAACAGGATTTAAAAAACTGTCTTAATGGTGTTAGTATCATTGAGTCTTCAAATGAGATATGTGGAACTGCTCTTAAGTTGGTACATGCTCATGGTATACCGGAAGAAAAAATTACGTATATTAATCCGCTAGACCCAAAAACGGCTTCTATTAATCCTATGAAGGGACCAGCTGAACATGTATACGAGAGTATCTCAAAACTAATTGAGGGATGTATAGAAAAAGGTGAAGATTTTGCATTAGAAATTCAAAAAATGCATTTGAAGTATTACATATATTTGCTGAAACTTCATAATCCTGAGAAAGAAGTAACGTTTGATATGTTACTAGATATGTATAATCACCCTAAATCAGTGCGGAAAATGCATGAGGATTTAAAAGAAATTGCTGTACCTGCTGATTATGAATTTTTAGATAACGAAGAGCAGCGACAACATTGGCTTATTATTAAACAATTAGACCAATGGTTTGATGAAAATCTTGTATTAAAAACCGGAATTTCTCAAGAAGGTTCAACTACTGATGAAATTGAGTATTATGACCTAAAAGCAGAATATGTTATAGGGATCCGTAATTCTCTAAATACTATCGGATCAAATAAACATATGCGTCGAGTTTTATTCGGTAACAGTTCCTTTGATTTTGATGAACACCTTGAAGCGGGAGGAATATTACTCCTTAATACGAATAAAGAAGAACTCATGGGTTTCTCTAATGCACTAGGTAATGTAATTTTAATGAATTTACAACATGCAATTTTCAGAAGAGATCCAAGGAGTGCTACTTCTTTTCATCACATTATTGTGAATGAAATGCCTGAGATATTAGGAGATACTTTTTCTGAATTGACATTCCAGTCTCGTAAAGTTAAAGCTATCGTAACCGTTACATTAAGAAGCATTACGCAACTAATTAATATTTATGGTGAACATTACACTGCTATGCTAATTGGATCGTTAAGGAATCGAATAGTTTACGGAGAGGTTAATGAACGTGATTCTAAGTATTTTAATAGCTACGTTATAGGTGGTGAAAATTGGATTTCGCATCATACCTTTACAAAGGCTA